A single Nitrosospira multiformis ATCC 25196 DNA region contains:
- a CDS encoding class I SAM-dependent methyltransferase, which produces MNYEEGCRMPIDEWLVLNRIGIFENPSLRRYVSPFPPPELMGITSGLQSETGFAAHGADIYAALALASTIPITEYRHILDFGCGCGRLARMLKGHPHKISGCDIDLRHVKWIGQSLDFMNVKLSSVRPPIPFADDEMDAVISVSIFTHLTENSQDDFLAELFRVTRPGGTLFLTVHGAQALKRACHEQPIRHMLDMDEGRFRKAQQAFNQNKHGFVLQFGHLTTKPEKAFYTPRAIFRRIRDSFSRKTINMPFEYGIAFHPESYIREHWSKWFDILDYRHGAIHQFQDIVVLSPKK; this is translated from the coding sequence ATGAATTACGAAGAAGGTTGCAGAATGCCAATTGATGAGTGGTTGGTGTTAAATCGCATCGGGATATTTGAAAATCCGTCTTTACGCCGCTACGTCAGTCCTTTTCCCCCACCTGAATTAATGGGTATCACTTCTGGTTTGCAGTCCGAAACAGGTTTTGCTGCCCACGGGGCGGACATTTACGCTGCACTGGCACTCGCCTCGACCATACCAATTACCGAATATCGCCATATCCTGGATTTTGGCTGCGGTTGCGGGCGGCTTGCTCGCATGCTTAAAGGCCACCCCCACAAGATTTCGGGCTGCGACATCGATCTTCGCCACGTGAAGTGGATCGGCCAAAGCCTGGATTTCATGAATGTGAAGCTTTCATCCGTCAGACCGCCGATTCCCTTTGCTGATGACGAGATGGACGCTGTCATTTCAGTCTCGATTTTCACCCACCTGACGGAAAACAGTCAGGATGACTTTCTTGCTGAGTTATTTCGCGTAACACGCCCCGGCGGAACATTATTTCTGACCGTACATGGTGCGCAGGCTCTTAAAAGAGCATGTCACGAGCAACCCATTCGGCACATGCTCGATATGGATGAAGGACGATTTAGAAAAGCCCAGCAAGCGTTCAACCAAAACAAGCACGGTTTCGTCCTTCAATTTGGACACCTTACGACCAAGCCTGAAAAAGCATTTTACACACCCCGCGCCATTTTCAGACGGATACGCGACTCCTTTTCACGAAAAACGATAAATATGCCCTTCGAATATGGAATTGCGTTTCATCCGGAATCATATATTCGGGAACACTGGAGCAAATGGTTCGATATTTTGGATTACCGTCATGGCGCAATTCACCAGTTTCAGGATATTGTTGTCCTTTCGCCGAAAAAATGA
- a CDS encoding glycosyltransferase family 2 protein, protein MAVAAVTVIVVNWNSGNLLNECLSRLNRQTLLPARILVMDNGSTDGSALCAQTAPGVTLRMLGRNLGFAAANNQALDECDTDLVALLNPDAFPEPDWLLRLVAAAAAHPDIAAFGSRQMMHGFASTLDGIGDVYHISGRVWRKGHGLMQFAAAHIADKIFSPCAGAALYRREALAEVGGFDEDYFCYIEDIDLGFRLQLAGYSCLYVPDAVVHHIGSASSGGKHSDFSVYHGHRNLVWTFVKNMPGLLFWLLLPLHVLLNLGTLVLFTGNGQGRVIWRAKWDAIRGLPRMWKKRTQIQTRRIATPLEIWRLLDKRLLFKKKI, encoded by the coding sequence ATGGCGGTAGCCGCCGTCACAGTCATCGTCGTCAACTGGAACAGCGGCAATCTGCTAAATGAATGTCTGTCACGGTTGAACCGGCAGACGCTTTTACCGGCGCGAATACTGGTCATGGATAATGGAAGTACAGACGGCTCGGCCTTATGCGCCCAGACAGCACCTGGAGTTACCTTACGAATGCTCGGCCGCAATCTAGGTTTTGCAGCGGCGAATAATCAGGCCCTGGATGAATGCGATACCGATCTTGTCGCCTTGCTCAATCCGGACGCCTTCCCTGAACCTGACTGGCTATTACGACTGGTCGCTGCAGCAGCGGCTCATCCTGATATCGCCGCCTTTGGCTCACGGCAAATGATGCATGGCTTCGCATCTACTCTGGACGGTATTGGCGACGTCTATCACATTTCCGGTCGAGTCTGGCGTAAAGGCCACGGTCTCATGCAGTTTGCCGCTGCTCATATTGCTGACAAAATCTTCTCTCCCTGTGCTGGAGCAGCTCTCTATCGCCGGGAGGCTTTAGCAGAAGTAGGTGGATTTGATGAAGACTATTTTTGCTATATCGAAGATATAGACTTGGGATTTCGTCTACAACTCGCTGGATATTCATGTTTATATGTCCCGGATGCCGTAGTGCATCACATCGGATCGGCAAGCTCTGGCGGGAAACACAGCGATTTTTCGGTGTATCACGGTCACCGCAATTTAGTTTGGACGTTTGTCAAGAATATGCCTGGATTACTGTTTTGGCTGTTGCTCCCTCTTCATGTGCTGCTGAACCTGGGTACCTTAGTATTGTTCACCGGAAATGGACAAGGCAGGGTTATTTGGCGGGCCAAGTGGGATGCCATCAGGGGATTGCCGAGAATGTGGAAGAAACGCACACAGATCCAGACCCGACGAATTGCCACTCCTCTTGAAATCTGGAGACTTTTAGACAAGCGTTTACTTTTTAAAAAGAAGATCTAA